In one Brassica oleracea var. oleracea cultivar TO1000 chromosome C9, BOL, whole genome shotgun sequence genomic region, the following are encoded:
- the LOC106314149 gene encoding uncharacterized protein LOC106314149 produces MGQLVRVVVGEWQRLAHGTWMFDMDHTQVKYNIVLRENETYGDLVAMVRGKYRVLLSEHVALTNDFPEWMKVPGDYTTPPVDILEDKDVELFMAVRMDYVNLTLCVAYGNVEVGHYHTMRREEFGLTEDGTDVVPPKPILWRGFRSGGYLQVSEEKLMTICSSEQMVEIRRNAVRLTREEIFQPLIVIDENSSQTDSSDEMDIFTPNAEGMIRLEEIPIEPPIGANLTLAITAADDITGRRVESYGKGKGIITGPDITGGQLFVLQMGSGSGYANTEGADVALEEDVAYAGEQKGKEEIDSNNQLYVGQVFVDQDAFKVHMSLHALANKYRYFVRKSGPGKVVLKCSGVNCPWRLYATKIIGCPRFEIKTLDSNHRCTVSERGEFRRHATSSIVGGMMRSKYVGTGSGPRPGALREMMKTDHSILISYWTAWKSREIAIENGRGNVEAAYSALPSYLQQLAVAIPRTLVALETSKGPGGVQHFKHLFLSFGASQKGFDFVRKVVIIDGTHLKGKFAGCLLTASAQDGNYQIFPIAFGIVPIMDMVYPMAKHCACLLHLQRNVQTIFKKKHLMYLLGRAARAYKLEDFYLHFNELKVVDGTCADYLIRVGLEHWARSHFDGARYNIMTSNLVESLNAALSEAREYPIVPLLEYIRSMMMGWFSSRRDAVAKNVGALTPKVTDIVMRNFTDST; encoded by the exons ATGGGGCAACTGGTGAGAGTTGTTGTAGGTGAATGGCAGAGACTTGCCCATGGGACCTGGATGTTCGACATGGATCACACACAAGTGAAATACAATATTGTGTTGAGAGAGAATGAGACTTACGGCGACTTGGTGGCTATGGTGAGGGGTAAATACCGAGTACTCCTTTCTGAACATGTCGCCTTGACCAATGATTTCCCTGAGTGGATGAAAGTTCCTGGAGACTACACCACACCGCCTGTTGACATACTAGAAGACAAAGATGTGGAGCTATTCATGGCAGTCAGGATGGACTACGTTAACTTGACTTTGTGTGTGGCCTATGGAAACGTGGAAGTTGGCCACTACCACACAATGCGGAGGGAGGAGTTCGGGCTGACGGAAGACGGGACTGATGTTGTTCCACCAAAACCAATACTGTGGAGAG GTTTCCGTTCGGGTGGATATCTGCAAGTTAGCGAGGAGAAGTTGATGACCATCTGCAGCAGTGAGCAGATGGTGGAAATCCGTAGGAACGCCGTGCGTCTGACAAGGGAAGAGATTTTTCAGCCCCTGATAGTGATTGATGAAAACTCCTCTCAGACCGATTCATCAGATGAAATGGATATTTTCACACCTAATGCTGAAGGGATGATCCGGCTTGAGGAAATACCTATAGAACCGCCAATTGGAGCGAACCTAACATTGGCGATTA CTGCTGCTGATGACATTACTGGAAGACGCGTGGAATCCTATGGGAAAGGCAAGGGGATAATAACTGGTCCAGACATTACGGGTGGTCAGCTCTTCGTGCTGCAGATGGGTTCAGGTTCCGGTTATGCAAACACTGAGGGGGCTGATGTGGCACTTGAGGAGGATGTAGCTTATGCTGGTGAGCAAAAAG GCAAAGAGGAAATAGACAGCAATAATCAGCTCTATGTGGGGCAAGTATTTGTCGACCAGGATGCTTTCAAGGTTCACATGTCGCTCCATGCATTGGCTAACAAGTACAGATACTTCGTGAGGAAGTCTGGGCCCGGAAAAGTGGTTCTGAAGTGCAGTGGAGTTAACTGTCCATGGCGTCTGTACGCAACTAAAATCATAGGGTGCCCGCGGTTTGAAATCAAGACATTGGATAGTAACCACCGTTGCACTGTTAGCGAGCGGGGGGAGTTTAGGAGACATGCAACCTCATCAATTGTTGGAGGAATGATGAGGAGCAAGTATGTTGGTACCGGGAGTGGCCCAAGGCCAGGAGCGTTGAGGGAGATGATGAAGACGGACCACAGTATACTGATATCCTACTGGACTGCTTGGAAGTCCCGGGAGATTGCCATAGAGAATGGGCGTGGAAATGTTGAGGCAGCATATAGTGCTTTACCTTCCTACCTCCAGCAGTTGGCCGTTGCGATTCCTAGGACTCTGGTCGCATTGGAGACAAGCAAGGGACCAGGCGGTGTCCAGCATTTCAAGCACCTCTTCCTGTCATTTGGGGCAAGCCAAAAAGGATTTGATTTCGTGAGAAAGGTGGTCATCATTGATGGAACGCACTTGAAGGGGAAGTTTGCAGGGTGTTTGCTCACAGCAAGTGCACAAGATGGGAACTATCAGATATTTCCGATTGCGTTTGGGATAGTACCAATCATGGACATG GTTTATCCGATGGCTAAGCATTGTGCTTGCTTGCTACATCTCCAGAGAAACGTCCAGACCATCTTCAAGAAGAAACATTTGATGTACCTTCTGGGTAGAGCAGCAAGAGCTTACAAGCTGGAGGATTTCTACTTGCACTTCAACGAGCTCAAGGTGGTTGACGGCACTTGTGCGGATTATCTGATCCGGGTCGGACTTGAGCACTGGGCTAGATCGCATTTTGATGGGGCAAGGTACAACATTATGACAAGTAACCTCGTTGAGTCCTTGAACGCAGCACTGTCTGAGGCTAGAGAATACCCCATTGTCCCGCTTCTGGAGTATATTAGATCAATGATGATGGGATGGTTCTCTTCGAGACGTGATGCAGTAGCAAAGAACGTGGGGGCACTAACTCCGAAAGTTACTGATATCGTGATGCGCAACTTCACAGACTCCACATGA
- the LOC106317205 gene encoding uncharacterized protein LOC106317205 has translation MGGSRTASSDIAAWCSAVVLLSLILMLSVRENNASNDSVRGFQFSEKPCEEIYVVGEGETLHTIGDKCGDPFIVERNPHIHDPDDVFPGLVLRIAPFYFSRKV, from the coding sequence ATGGGAGGTTCAAGAACAGCTTCTTCAGACATCGCTGCTTGGTGTTCTGCTGTTGTGTTGCTGTCTTTAATACTTATGTTATCCGTTCGAGAGAACAACGCTTCTAATGATTCGGTCAGAGGGTTTCAGTTCTCAGAGAAACCTTGTGAAGAAATCTACGTTGTCGGAGAAGGAGAAACACTTCACACCATCGGAGATAAATGTGGCGACCCGTTTATAGTTGAGCGAAACCCGCATATCCATGACCCGGATGATGTCTTTCCCGGTCTTGTTCTCAGGATCGCACCTTTTTACTTCTCTAGAAAAGTTTAA
- the LOC106314151 gene encoding glutathione S-transferase T3-like, translated as MDSTNPYTETANFVDLLTSQQGCVPPQAFRYDGFSHGGEFGSSQVPVYSTHCTDTASIGEQTPSEGRQRKKWSLTEDVVLISAWLNTSKDPVVGNEQRAGAFWKRIAAYFAASPKVQGGEKRESIQRKQRWQKINDLVSKFYGSYEAATRQKTSGMNENDVVKLAHEIFHNDHKMKFNLQHAWEELRFDQKWCEVASSKLDGSSKKRKCDDGAQSESSHATPNDGEQRPPGVKASKRGSGKRTNEDLKDVSEIKSLWAIKEKDLEVKERLSRIACLRLSLPKKSLSLTLKKL; from the coding sequence ATGGATTCAACGAATCCATATACTGAGACCGCCAATTTTGTTGACCTTCTTACAAGTCAACAAGGTTGTGTCCCTCCTCAAGCCTTTCGTTATGATGGTTTCTCGCATGGTGGGGAGTTCGGATCATCACAAGTCCCTGTCTATAGTACTCACTGTACTGACACTGCAAGCATCGGTGAACAGACACCATCAGAGGGACGACAGAGGAAGAAATGGAGTCTCACCGAGGATGTTGTGCTTATTAGCGCATGGTTGAACACTAGCAAGGACCCTGTTGTAGGCAACGAGCAAAGAGCTGGTGCTTTCTGGAAGCGGATAGCTGCTTACTTTGCAGCTAGTCCAAAGGTGCAAGGTGGTGAAAAGCGAGAGTCAATCCAGCGCAAGCAGAGGTGGCAGAAGATAAATGATCTCGTCTCCAAGTTTTATGGATCCTATGAGGCGGCAACAAGACAGAAGACAAGTGGAATGAATGAGAATGATGTAGTTAAGCTGGCACACGAGATCTTCCACAATGATCACAAGATGAAATTCAATCTTCAACATGCGTGGGAGGAGCTGCGGTTTGACCAGAAATGGTGTGAAGTAGCTAGTAGTAAGCTTGATGGAAGCAGTAAGAAGCGCAAGTGTGACGATGGGGCTCAGTCCGAAAGCTCTCACGCAACCCCCAATGATGGTGAGCAACGTCCTCCTGGTGTTAAGGCATCAAAACGAGGAAGTGGTAAGAGAACCAATGAAGACCTCAAGGATGTCTCAGAGATAAAGAGCTTGTGGGCAATTAAGGAGAAAGATTTGGAAGTGAAAGAAAGATTGTCCAGGATAGCCTGCTTGAGACTCTCATTGCCAAAAAAGAGCCTCTCTCTGACTTTGAAGAAGCTTTAA